Within Palaemon carinicauda isolate YSFRI2023 chromosome 14, ASM3689809v2, whole genome shotgun sequence, the genomic segment GTGCCTACTGGGACTAGCAGTGGCCTTTCCAGTTGATCCATACGGCCATCCTATACATTATAAGAGCGTGAGTATTGttacatttgttttttgttttttctaacaaaaATTCTGTAACAATTTATGCGAGAATTTCAACTACAGTTTGTCAACAATATTTGTAGTTTACACAAATGCGTAAATTCTTATgcatcgggaaaaaaaaaaaaaaaaaatccagaatgaCCAATAAAACACAAAAAATGGAGCACATTCTTATACATCAAGCTAAAATCTTATACATCAAGCAAAAAACCAGTAAATTTCCAGAATGGCTAATAATAGACCAATAAAAAGGAGTACATTATTATGCATcaagcaaaaaaagaagaaaaaaaaactagtatttAAAGAAACTGTAACAacataaaacctaaaaaaataagGATTCTCCATTTAACTTGTTGCAAGTACATTCATAAGCACCCTGGTATTCGAAGTTAATAAGTTCGAAGACAAaagggtttatttattttctttacagattcCAATTCCTTATAACTACGCCTACGGAGTCAGAGACAACTACTACGGGACAGACTTCGCCCACAAGGAGGATTCGGACGGCAAAGCAGTCAAGGGCTCCTACACAGTGCAACTTCCTGACGGACGCAGACAAACGGtaggtttttttttctgaataaaaagTGAACTTTCTGCATAtagtattttctgaataaaaagtGGGCTTTCTACATATTGTACTTTCTGAATGAAAAGTTGACTTTCTACATGTAGTACTTTCTGAATGAAAAGTTGACTTTCTATTTAtagtattttctgaataaaaagtGGACTTTCTGCAAATAGTACATTCTGAATGAAAAGTGAACTTTCTGCATTTGGTACTTTCTGAATGAAAAGTTGACTTTCTGCATATGGTATTTTCTGATTAATAAGTGGACTTTCTACATATAGTACTTTCAGTATGAAAAGTGGACTTTCTGCATATG encodes:
- the LOC137653321 gene encoding cuticle protein 19-like, which translates into the protein MFHKMLNKVTLFGCLLGLAVAFPVDPYGHPIHYKSIPIPYNYAYGVRDNYYGTDFAHKEDSDGKAVKGSYTVQLPDGRRQTVNYIADHHNGFQAQVSYLGDAQYPHEYGPPITFKPYHYH